The Sphingosinicellaceae bacterium genome includes the window AAGACCGCGTTCGAGATCGGGTTCCTCGTCTATCTGCCGTTCCTGGTCATCGACCTCGTCGTCGCCAGCATCCTGATGGCGCTCGGCATGATGATGGTGTCGCCGACGTTGATCTCGCTGCCGTTCAAGCTGTTGCTGTTCGTCCTTGTCGACGGCTGGGGGCTGCTGATGGGGTCGCTTGCCGCCAGCTTCGTGGGGGCCGGATGACCGACGCCGACCTCGTCGCCGACGCCGCGATCTCGGCGCTCAAGACGGTGCTGATGATCGGCGCGCCCGTCGTGCTGCCGGTACTGGCGTCGGCGCTGCTCGTCGGGCTGGTCCAGGCCGCGACCTCGATCAGCGAGGCGACGCTCAGCTTCGTGCCCAAATTGGTGGTCGCGGGCGTCTCGCTGCTGCTGTTCGGCGCGCTGATGCTGCGGCTGCTGACCGACTTCACCCTCGAGCTGTACGACCGCATCCCGGCGCTGCTCCATTGATCGCGAACTGGCTCGCGGCGCCCGAGGCCGAGATGCAGCGCCTGCTGTTCGCCAGCCTGCGCACCGGGTCGGCGCTCGCCCTGCTGCCCGGTATCGGTGCGACCTTGCTGCCGATCCGGGTCCGCGTTGGGCTGTCGCTCGCGGTCGGGCTGCTCGTCGAGCAGGTCGCGACCATCGCCGCTCCCGGCGGCCCGGCGCTGGTCGGCGCGGTCATCGGCGAGATCGCGATCGGGGCCGCGGTCGGCGTCATGCTGCAGGCGATCTTTGCGTCGGCGCAGGTCGCAGGCGAGATGCTCAGCCAGGCGATGGGCCTCGGCTTCGCGACCATTCTCGCGCCCGGTGGCCTGACCAGCCCGGTGCTGACCACGTTCCTGTCGCTGCTGATGTGGCTCGCTTTCGTCGGCAACGACGGCCACGCGCGCCTGTTCGCGCTGATCGTCGAGAGCTACCGGACGCTGCCCCCGGGCACGATGGCCGACCCGCTCGAGGTCGTGCGTTTCGGCGGCGTCGCGCTGTCGACCGGGCTGATGCTGGCGCTGCCGGTCGCGGCGGTGCTGGTCATCGTCAACCTGTGGCTGGCGGTGCTGGCCCGGAGCGCGCCGCAGCTCAACCTGTTCTCGATCGGGTTTGCGACGCTGATGGCGGCGGGGCTGGCGGCGCTGCCGCTGGCGTTCCCGGCGCTGCTGGCGGGGATGGGGCAGGGGGTCCTCGGGGGTGAGGATGCGATCGCGGCGCTGCTGGGCGGGTGAGGTCCGCTACCCCCATTGTCATCCCGGCGAACGCCGGGACCCAGTTTCGCTGCGCACTCGGACCCTCGGACAAAGCTGGGTCCCGGCGTTCGCCGGGATGACATGTTCGGCGCGGGGGCTCTGAAATGTCCACCGAGAAAACCCATGATCCCACCGACAAGCGCAAGCGCGAAGCGGCAGTGCGCGGCGAGGTCTGGCAGTCGCGCGAACTCGGTACCGCATTGGTCACCCTAGCCGGTCTCGCATGGCTGTGGCTCAGCGGCAGCGCGCTGTTCGCTGCCTGCGCGCAGGTCCTGCGCGGCGGCCTGAGGGTCGGACCGGACCGCCAGCTCGACGTCGCCGCGCTGCTCGGGCCGCTCGAAGCCCCGCTCGTCAGCTTCGCGCTCCTCGTCATTGCTGGAGGCATCGCCGGCCCCCTGCTGCTCGGGCCCCGCTGGTCGGGCGGCGCGCTGACCCCGAAGCCGGGGCGGCTCAACCCGCTCGCGGGCCTCAAGCGCATGGTCGGGGCGGAGGGCCCGGTAGAGCTCGGCAAGGCGGTGCTCAAGGCGGCGCTGCTCGGCGGTGCCGGCTGGTGGTCGGTCGGGCACGCGCTCGGCCTCGACGGCTTCCCGGCCTCGCCCGGGGGAGCGGCGGCGGCGACCGGCGCGACCATACTCCACCTGATGACTGCGCTCACCGTCACTCTCCTGCTGATCGCCGCGATCGACCTGCCATGGCAGCGCTCGCGCTGGCTGGCGAAGCTTCGCATGACGCTGCAGGAAGTCCGCGACGAGCAGCGCGAGAGCGACGGCAACCCCGAAACCAAGGCCGCGCAGCGCCGCATGGCGCGGATCGGCGCCAAGCGCGCGCTTCGTCCCGCAATGGCAGAAGCGACCGTCGTCACCGTCAACCCGAGCGAATTCGCGGTCGCGCTGCGCTACGTGCCGGGCCGCGACAGCGCTCCGGTCATCGTCGCGCGCGGGCGGGACGTGATCGCCGCCGCGATCCGCGAACTGGCTGCCGAGCGCGGCGTGCCGGTCCTCCGCTACCCCCAGCTGACCCGAGCGATCTTCTTCACCGGCAAGATCGGTGAGCCTATCCGCGACGACCTCTACGCCGCGGTTGCGGCGGTGCTGGCGTACGTCTTCAGCATCGATGCGGAGGCCGGGTCCACTGCGGCCGCGCCCGAGATCGCGGTCCCGCCAGCGATGCGCTTCGACGAATTCGGTCAGCGAGCTTCGTGAGCGTCCGCCAGCGGCTTTACCTTGAATTCCATCGTTGCTCCGAGCCTTGCCATTACCCGCTCCGCCTCGAGCGTCCTGCAGTCGTCAGGCCGCTTCGAACGGCAATCGGTAGGCGGAGCCGGGTCGTCGCTGGCGCGGACGAATATCCGGGCATACTCGGCACCGACGCTGTAGCCGCGGACGACCACAGAACCGTTGGCATCAAGGACCTGAAAGTAGCGCTTGCCGCTTTCTGTAGCCACCTCTGCGGCACGATACATCGCCAACTGAAACGCGAAGCCGCGGCCCTCGTCGCTTCGCGTGTTGGCCACGATCTTCCAGGTTCCATCGGGGCGAAGCTTGCTACTATACCCCGTCCCGAACAAATCGGTCGATCGGTAGAGACGTGCCTTAGCGAGAAGACCGGCGTCAGCTGGGGATGCCAGGGATCCCAACGCAACGAGCGCCGCCAATCCGCTGACCCAGCGTCTACGTTCCTGCGACATAGCCCCGTTCTCCCCCTGGCTGCCCACTACGCGCGTAAAATGAAAGTTTGGCTTCATGCGTTAATGCGCGGCTGGACGCCGCCGTTAACCCTGGCATGACGAGCATCGCCAACTCCCTCGGCGTCGGCTCCGGGATCGACACGAAGGCGTTGATCGACGAGCTGGTCGCGGCCGAGCGCAAGCCGCGCGACGACGCTTTGACCGCGCGCAGCGACAAGGTCACGGCGCGGATCTCGGGCATGGCGCAGGTCACCTCGGCGCTCGACGCTCTGGTCGCGGCGATGGCGAGCCGGACGCGGAAAGGCGCGCTCGGGCCGCTGCCCGCGACCAGCGATCCGTCGGCTTTGACGGCGCGTGCGACCGCCGGCGCGACCCGCCTGCTCGAGCCGACCAGCATCGAGATCAAGTCACTCGCCGGCGGGCAGTCACTGGTCTCGGTCGCGGTCGCGTCGTCGACCGCGACGGTGGGCGAGGGCACGCTGACGATCACGCTCGGCACAATGACCCCGGACGGGGCGGGTGACTTCGCCTTCGCGGGGGCGGCGGCGGGCATCGACATCGTCATCGACAGCAAGAACAACACCCTCGCGGGCCTGGCGGCGGCGATCAACAAGTCGGGTACCGGGGTCCGCGCCAGCATCATCGACGACGGGCAGGGCGCACGGCTGGTGCTCAAGGGTCCGACCGGCGCGAAGTCGGCGTTCATCGTCACCGCGACCGGCGATGCGGGCCTTGACCGCTTCCTGTACAAGCCCGGCACGCCGACGATGGTCTCCGCCGGCACCGCCCACGACGCGAGCCTCGTCGTCGACGGCGTCAGCGTGACGCGGCCGTCGAACACCATCACCGACCTCGTCGTCGGAGTCAGCCTCGACCTCGTCAAGGCGGCTCCCGGGACCGTCATCACGCTCGGCGCCAACCGCGACATCACCGGGCTGACCACCGCGGTCAACGACCTGGTTGATGCGGTCAACGCGCTCCACAGCCTGACTCATGCACTGACCACCGGGGCCACCGAGGCCGGCGCTGCGGCACCGCTGGCGGGCGACGCGACGCTGCGCCAGGTCGAACGCCAGCTGCTCCAGTTGACCGCGACCGGCACCGGCGGGCTGGCGAAGCTCGGGGTGACGACGTCGCGCGACGGCTCGCTGTCGGTCGATTCCGCCAAGCTGTCGGCGGCGCTGGCGAGCGATCCCGACGGCGCGGAGGCGCTGCTGGCGGGCCTCACCGCGACCGGCGGCGCCCTGACCAAGGTTCGCAGCGCGCTGGGGACGTCGACCGACACCCGGCTGACCCGCGAGCAGAGCGCGGTCGCCACCGCGCGCGCCAAGCTCGAGACCAGCATGACGACGCTGCGTGCCCAGCTGGTCAAGCAATATGCCGCGATGGAGCAAGCCGTCGGGGCCTTCAAGGCGACCCAGAGCTTCCTCGACGAGCAGATCAAGGCCTGGAACAAATCCGACAGTTAAGGAGACACCGATGCCGTCCACCGCGCGCGCCGTCAGCCAGTACCGCGAACTCGACCTTGCCGGGCGGGTCGCCGCCGCCTCGCCGCAGCAGCTCATCGGTATGCTGTTCGACGGTCTGCGCACCGCCCTCCGCGCCGCCGAGCGCGCCATCGAGCAGGGCCAGGCCGGGCCGCGCATCCGGTCCGTGACGCGGGCGCTGTCGATCCTCGACGGGCTGGAGACGTCGCTGGATTTCGTCGCGGGCGGCGGTGTCGCGCGGACGCTGGCAGCGCTTTACGGCCAGCTGCGCGCGTTGATCGTGGCGGGCAATGCGGAGGCGCGGCCGGAGCTGCTCGGGGTCGCGGCGGAGCGGGTGCGGACGCTGGGGGAAGCGTGGCGGGGGGTGGCCGCTTAGGAGAGTTAGAAGGGCTCGGCCCTCATCGTCACCCCGGGCCCCAATGTCATCCCGGGCCCCATTGTCATCCCGGGCCCCATTGTCATCCCGGGCTTGACCCGGGACCCAGCTAACCCCGGGGCCCGGGCTCGGAGGAAGCTGGGTCCCGGGTCGAGCCCGGGATGACAATTCAGCTGCGAAGAGCGCCTAGCACGCCGGCAACCGGCTGATGTTCAACCGCCGCATCTTCTCGATCAGCGTCGTCCGCCGCAGCCCGAGCCGCCGCGCGGTCTCCGCGACGCCGCCCGCCGTGCTCAGCAGCGTTCGCTCGATGTACCCCTGCTCGATCGCGTCGAGCACCTGCTTGAGGTCGACGAACGCGTCATCCGGCTCGACCACCCGCGGCAGCGGCCGGCGCACCGCGACCGGGGCGAGCCCGCGGACGACGCTGTCCGCCAGCTGGAGCGCGGTGGCGCGGTCGACGGTCTCGCCCGGATGGAGCGCCGAGGCGCGGTCGACGAGGTTGCGCAGTTCGCGGATGTTGCCGCGCCACGGCAGCTCGCGGAGAGCGTCGAGGGCCGGCACGCTGAACTCGACCCGGCGGGCCGGCACGCCGCGCGCGACGAAATGCTCGATGAGTGGCACGATGTCGTCGCGCCGCTCGGCCAGCGCCGGCATGGCGATCTCGACCACCGCGAGCCGGTAGAACAGGTCCTCGCGGAAGTTGCCCGCGGCGACCGCGGCGCCCAGATCGACGTTGGTCGCGGCGACGACGCGGACGTCGACGGGCGTACCGATCATGCCGCCGACCCGCTCGACGACGCGGGTTTCGAGGACGCGGAGCAATTTGACCTGCATCGCCAGCGGCATGTCGCCGACCTCGTCGAGGAAGAGGGTGCCGGTGTCGGCGAGTTCGAAACGCCCGCGCCGGGCCTTGACCGCACCGGTGAACGCGCCCGCCTCGTGGCCGAAGATTTCGCTTTCGATGAGCTCGGCGGGGAGGGCGCCGCAATTGACCGCGACGAACGGCCGGGCGGCGCGGGCCCCACGCTGGTGCAGCAGTTGCGCGACGACCTCCTTGCCGCTGCCCGAGGGCCCGGTGACGAGCACGGTCGCGCTGCTGCCAGCGACCCGGTCGATCATGTCGCGCACCGCGGCAATCGCGTCGCTGACGCCGATCAGTTCGGCCAGTTCCAAGCCATTGCGCTGCATCCGAGCCCTTTCGGTCGATGTGCAGCCGTGCCCCTCCGCGCAGCCGTCGATCACCCATACAGAGTTTTCCACAGACTTATTCAGTATGGGTCCGAAACGGTTTGTTCAGTTGTGCTACCTTGTCTAGTTACCACCGATTGAGCGGTTTTCCCGGTTAAGTTAAAGGAATTGTTAATGACCGACGCCCGCCTCGTTGTATTCGCGGGCCTCGGCGACGGGTTTTTGCCTAGCCGATTGTTTGCAGCCGACAACTTGGAGACCGAGTCGTTCGCCAGCGCCGCCGAACTCCGCGGTATCCTTGCCGACCGCTACGACATCGCGCTGATCGTCATCGACCTGAGCGTCGCCGACGCCGCCTTGCTCGACCTGCTGCAAGGCCCCTCGGCACCGCGCGCGGTCTTCCTGGTCGGTCGCGGCGACGATGCCCGGATCACGCTCAGCCCCAACGTCGTCGGCTATGTCGATGCGGCGACCTCGATGTCCGCACTCCGTGACGCGGTGCTCGACGCCTTGCCGCGCTCCGCTCGGATCGCGGTCGGCGACTTCTCCGACCGCGATGCCCAGCGGCTCAACTCGCTCGGGCGCGAGGTCGAGCGCATCGCCCGTGCCCTCACGGACCTTGCCGCCGCCAGCCAGCTGGAGGCCAGCGCCGCGTCACCCGTCGATGCCGCGCAGGTCCGCGAAGTCATCAAGCGCCGGCGCGACCGCGAGCGGTTCTTTCCCGCCGAGCTGTTCTCCGACCCGGCCTGGGACATGCTGCTCGACCTGACCGCGGCGCGGCTCGAGCATCGCCTCGTCTCGGTCTCCAGCCTGTGCATCGCGGCTGCGGTGCCGACATCGACGGCGCTGCGCTGGATCCGCAACCTCTGCGACGTCGGCATGTTCGAGCGCAACATCGACCCCGACGACCTCCGCCGCGGCCTGATCAGCCTCGGCGCGCCGACCGCGGACCGGATGTTCGCCTATCTGGCGAGGCGCGGCGCGGCAGCGGCTTGAGGCGATAGCCCGGCCATGAAGGCGCGGACGTCGGCGGCGGAGCGGTCGGGCGTCTCCTCCATCGGCAGGTGGCCGACGCCGTCGTAGATAACGGTGCGAGCGTTCGGCAGGTTGCGTCCGTACCAGGCCGCTGAAGTCACGGGAATGAAACGATCTTCGCGTCCCCACAGGATCAGGGTCGGAACAGTAACCCGCTTCAGCTCGGCCGCGGCGACGCTGCCATAGCCTTGTGCGAAACGCTGGAGGGTCGCGGTGCGGTTACCCGGATAGCGCAGCAGTTCCCAGTAACGGTCGATCGCGGCGTCGGTCATTACCGACTTGATGGAGACTGCGCCGCTCAGCCCGTCCGCGACCAGCCATCGCGGCGTGATGCCGGCGACGAAGTCGCGGAGGACAGGGATCTCGGCGATGCGGAATGCCAGCGGTGTGTCGCGGGGGCCGGTCGGGGGTTGTCCGCCCGCGTCGACCAGGATCAGTCCCGTCAGTCGCTCCGGGTGGGTTACCGCGAAGCGCGCCGCGATGCCGCCGCCCATCGAGTTGCCGGCCAGCACGAAGCGCGACAGGCCCAGCCGGTTGGCCACTGCAGTGACGACGCGCACCGACGCGGCGGTGCTATAATCGTTATTCGGGTCAGGCCCCGTCAGGCCATGCGCCGGCAGGTCGAAGCTAACGATCCGCGTGTTGCCCTTGAGCCGGGCCACCCACGGCTCCCAAGTGTGCAGCGAAGAGTTCGACCCGTGCAGCAGGACCAGCACCGGGGCATCGCGCGGTCCCTCGTCGCGCAGGTGGACGGTCAGATTCGGCAGGACGTCCACGAACTGCGATGCCGGGGAGGCGTATTTGGCACGCAACGCAGCGACAGGTATGTCGGGCGTCCGCACGGCGAACCAGCCTGCGACCAGCAGAACCACGATCGCCACAACAACCCACGGCCAGCGGCGCGCCCGTACCGCCGAACTCAAAGCGGCACGATCCTGACCGGCAGGCCGTCCTTGGGCTTGGGGATCGGGAACATCTGGAAGTCGCCCTTGTAGCCCGGCGCGAGTTCGATCCGGTTGTCCGCCAGTAGCGTGAACAGGAACGCCTTCGCCTGCATGTAGGCAAAGTGCAGCCCGAGGCACATGTGCTGGCCGCCGCCGAACGGCACCCACGCATATTTGTGGCGGCCCTTGGAGTTCTCCGCCGAGAAGCGCGTCGGGTCGAAGCGCTCCGGGTCGGGCCAGATTTCGGGCATGCGGTGGGTCATCATCTGGTTGATGCCGATGTGGCTGCCGGCGGGGACGACGTGGTTCATGAAGGTGAACTCACGCAGCGCCCGGCGTGGCATCGACGGCACCGGCGGGATCAGCCGCAGCGCTTCCTTGAACGCCCACTCGCATTGCTCGAGCTTGCCGAGAGTCTCGTAGGTCAGCGGCCCGCCGGTCTCGGCCTTCACCGCGTTGATCTCGGCGCGGAGCTTGTCCTGCCACTCAGGATTCATGCCGAGATAATAGACCGTCGAGGTCAGCGACGAGGTCAGCGTGTCGTGCGCCGCCATCATCAGGAAGTTCATGTGGTCGATGATTTCCTGGTCGGTCAGCGCCACCCCGTTCTCGTCGCGGGCGTTGACGATCTGCGTGAAGATATCGTCGCCTGCCTTGCCCCGGCGCTTGGGGATTTCCTTGCCGAAGAATTCGCACATGTAGGCGCGGCCCTTCACGCCGCGGCGCATCGCGGTGAACGGCATCGGCGTGCGGACGATGCCGGTCGCGGCCAGCACCATGTCGACGAAGGCACGGTTGATCTTGTGCGCCTCGGGACCCCACTCGACGCCGAGGAACGACGCGGCCGCGAGGTCGAGGGTCAGCGCCTTGATCGCCGGATAGAACTTGAACTCGGTCGACTTGGGCCAGGCGGCGATGCCGCGCTCGATGCCGCCGGTCAGCTGGCCGAGGTAATGCTTCATCGGCTCGGGCTTGAACGCCACGCCGAGCGTCTTGCGGTGGATGCGGTGCTGGTCGAAATCCATCAGCATCAGGCCGTGCGGGAAGACCTGGTCGAGCACCGGGCCCCAGCCGAGCTCCGACGAGAAGATCTTGTCCTTGTTGAACATCACCAACTCGTTCGCCTCGGGACCGATCATCGTCACGCCCCAGCCGCCGAAATCCTGGCGGCGGAAGACCCGGCCATACAGGTCGACCATGCGCTGGCTGTAGCCGAGCGGGTCACGCAGGAAGTTGATCGTCCGCAGCACGCTGATCTTCGCGGGCTTCATGCCGGGGATGTGAGTCAGCTCGTTGTAGCTCGGCTCCGGCAGGTTGGCGGGGATGAAGGCCGAGGCGGGCGTCGGTGCGTTCATGGCGCGGACTTTCGTTCGGAGTGCGGAGCAAAGATACGCACATTAGCCTTTCGAGCACAACTCGAATGTTGGGCGTGGGATCGCAAGCATTTTGCTGTAGCGGTCAACCTAACTGTGCAAGGGCAAGGGAGCGGGCCTGTGAAGCGGGGATTTTTGGCGGCGGTGGTGCTGGCAGCGGCAGTTTCGCCCTGTGCGGTGATCGCCGCCGGTATCGGCATCATGCCCGGCCAATGGGATATCGCGGTGACGACCGAGAGCATGGAGATGGAGGGCATGCCGCCCGGCGCCGCCAACGCGATGCGCGGCAAGGCGGTTCACCTGCAGCATTGCATCACCCCGGCCGACGCCGCCAAGGGCCCGCAGGAGATGCTGAAGTCCGACAAGTCATGTACTTTCGGCCGGATCTCCACGACCGGAAACGTCGTCCACGCCGAGATCACCTGCAAGCCAGCGGGCGGCGGCACGATGCACTCGGTCAGCGACTCGACCTACACCCCGACCGGCTTCACCTCCCACGGGCGTACGGTGATGACCGGACAGATGAAGATGACGGTGGTCGCGACGACGGTGGGCAAGCGCGTCGGGGCGTGCACGAAGTAGGAGCGGGACGCAGGTTCGGTTGAAGCTCGGTTGTCATCCCGGCGTCGGTTGTCATCCCCGCGCAGGCGGGGACCCATGATCACCGAGTTCGAGACTTGAGGCGATGGCCGGTGTTCATGGGTCCCCGCCTGCGCGGGGATGACAATGAGAGAGGCTAGGTGTCCGTTACAGCAGGAACACGCCCTCGATCACCGTCACGCACTTTCCCCCGAGCACCACCCGGTCGCCCTCCAACCGGCAGGTCAGGTGCCCACCGCGCGCGCTTGCCTGGAACGCCGTGAAGCGGTCACGGCCGAGGCGCTTGGCCCAGTAGGGCACGATGACGGCGTGGGCGGAGCCGGTGACCGGGTCCTCGTCGATGCCCGCACCGGGTGCGAAGGCGCGGCTGACGATGTCGGCTCCGGAGGGATCGCCGTCGCCGGGCGCGGTCGCGATGCACAGCGAGTCGCCGTCATCGCTGGCGTCGCCGTCGCTGAGCGCGGCCAATGCACGGAAGTCGGGCTTCAGCGCGCGGACCTCGGCGGCGGTGGCATAAACTGCGACCAGATAGCCACCGCTGCGAGTCAGGATTTCGTCCGGCGTCGCCCCGAGTGCCTCGGCGAAGCCGGGCATCGGGTTGGGGGTCGCGGGCCACGCCGGCAGCGACATGCTCAGCGCGTCGCCGTCGCGGGCTA containing:
- a CDS encoding alpha/beta hydrolase produces the protein MSSAVRARRWPWVVVAIVVLLVAGWFAVRTPDIPVAALRAKYASPASQFVDVLPNLTVHLRDEGPRDAPVLVLLHGSNSSLHTWEPWVARLKGNTRIVSFDLPAHGLTGPDPNNDYSTAASVRVVTAVANRLGLSRFVLAGNSMGGGIAARFAVTHPERLTGLILVDAGGQPPTGPRDTPLAFRIAEIPVLRDFVAGITPRWLVADGLSGAVSIKSVMTDAAIDRYWELLRYPGNRTATLQRFAQGYGSVAAAELKRVTVPTLILWGREDRFIPVTSAAWYGRNLPNARTVIYDGVGHLPMEETPDRSAADVRAFMAGLSPQAAAAPRLAR
- a CDS encoding EscU/YscU/HrcU family type III secretion system export apparatus switch protein; the encoded protein is MSTEKTHDPTDKRKREAAVRGEVWQSRELGTALVTLAGLAWLWLSGSALFAACAQVLRGGLRVGPDRQLDVAALLGPLEAPLVSFALLVIAGGIAGPLLLGPRWSGGALTPKPGRLNPLAGLKRMVGAEGPVELGKAVLKAALLGGAGWWSVGHALGLDGFPASPGGAAAATGATILHLMTALTVTLLLIAAIDLPWQRSRWLAKLRMTLQEVRDEQRESDGNPETKAAQRRMARIGAKRALRPAMAEATVVTVNPSEFAVALRYVPGRDSAPVIVARGRDVIAAAIRELAAERGVPVLRYPQLTRAIFFTGKIGEPIRDDLYAAVAAVLAYVFSIDAEAGSTAAAPEIAVPPAMRFDEFGQRAS
- a CDS encoding cytochrome P450, with the translated sequence MNAPTPASAFIPANLPEPSYNELTHIPGMKPAKISVLRTINFLRDPLGYSQRMVDLYGRVFRRQDFGGWGVTMIGPEANELVMFNKDKIFSSELGWGPVLDQVFPHGLMLMDFDQHRIHRKTLGVAFKPEPMKHYLGQLTGGIERGIAAWPKSTEFKFYPAIKALTLDLAAASFLGVEWGPEAHKINRAFVDMVLAATGIVRTPMPFTAMRRGVKGRAYMCEFFGKEIPKRRGKAGDDIFTQIVNARDENGVALTDQEIIDHMNFLMMAAHDTLTSSLTSTVYYLGMNPEWQDKLRAEINAVKAETGGPLTYETLGKLEQCEWAFKEALRLIPPVPSMPRRALREFTFMNHVVPAGSHIGINQMMTHRMPEIWPDPERFDPTRFSAENSKGRHKYAWVPFGGGQHMCLGLHFAYMQAKAFLFTLLADNRIELAPGYKGDFQMFPIPKPKDGLPVRIVPL
- a CDS encoding sigma-54 dependent transcriptional regulator — its product is MQRNGLELAELIGVSDAIAAVRDMIDRVAGSSATVLVTGPSGSGKEVVAQLLHQRGARAARPFVAVNCGALPAELIESEIFGHEAGAFTGAVKARRGRFELADTGTLFLDEVGDMPLAMQVKLLRVLETRVVERVGGMIGTPVDVRVVAATNVDLGAAVAAGNFREDLFYRLAVVEIAMPALAERRDDIVPLIEHFVARGVPARRVEFSVPALDALRELPWRGNIRELRNLVDRASALHPGETVDRATALQLADSVVRGLAPVAVRRPLPRVVEPDDAFVDLKQVLDAIEQGYIERTLLSTAGGVAETARRLGLRRTTLIEKMRRLNISRLPAC
- the fliS gene encoding flagellar export chaperone FliS; translation: MPSTARAVSQYRELDLAGRVAAASPQQLIGMLFDGLRTALRAAERAIEQGQAGPRIRSVTRALSILDGLETSLDFVAGGGVARTLAALYGQLRALIVAGNAEARPELLGVAAERVRTLGEAWRGVAA
- a CDS encoding flagellar biosynthetic protein FliQ; protein product: MTDADLVADAAISALKTVLMIGAPVVLPVLASALLVGLVQAATSISEATLSFVPKLVVAGVSLLLFGALMLRLLTDFTLELYDRIPALLH
- the fliD gene encoding flagellar filament capping protein FliD, which gives rise to MTSIANSLGVGSGIDTKALIDELVAAERKPRDDALTARSDKVTARISGMAQVTSALDALVAAMASRTRKGALGPLPATSDPSALTARATAGATRLLEPTSIEIKSLAGGQSLVSVAVASSTATVGEGTLTITLGTMTPDGAGDFAFAGAAAGIDIVIDSKNNTLAGLAAAINKSGTGVRASIIDDGQGARLVLKGPTGAKSAFIVTATGDAGLDRFLYKPGTPTMVSAGTAHDASLVVDGVSVTRPSNTITDLVVGVSLDLVKAAPGTVITLGANRDITGLTTAVNDLVDAVNALHSLTHALTTGATEAGAAAPLAGDATLRQVERQLLQLTATGTGGLAKLGVTTSRDGSLSVDSAKLSAALASDPDGAEALLAGLTATGGALTKVRSALGTSTDTRLTREQSAVATARAKLETSMTTLRAQLVKQYAAMEQAVGAFKATQSFLDEQIKAWNKSDS
- a CDS encoding DUF3617 domain-containing protein, which translates into the protein MKRGFLAAVVLAAAVSPCAVIAAGIGIMPGQWDIAVTTESMEMEGMPPGAANAMRGKAVHLQHCITPADAAKGPQEMLKSDKSCTFGRISTTGNVVHAEITCKPAGGGTMHSVSDSTYTPTGFTSHGRTVMTGQMKMTVVATTVGKRVGACTK
- a CDS encoding PhzF family phenazine biosynthesis protein — protein: MRVPFDQIDAFADRAFAGNSAAVMPLDAWLEDAALQAIAMENNLSETAFLVARTDTSEADYDLRWFTPTVEAAMCGHATFASGHYLLTREPARDMVRFSTRKAGILSVARDGDALSMSLPAWPATPNPMPGFAEALGATPDEILTRSGGYLVAVYATAAEVRALKPDFRALAALSDGDASDDGDSLCIATAPGDGDPSGADIVSRAFAPGAGIDEDPVTGSAHAVIVPYWAKRLGRDRFTAFQASARGGHLTCRLEGDRVVLGGKCVTVIEGVFLL
- a CDS encoding flagellar biosynthetic protein FliR, producing the protein MIANWLAAPEAEMQRLLFASLRTGSALALLPGIGATLLPIRVRVGLSLAVGLLVEQVATIAAPGGPALVGAVIGEIAIGAAVGVMLQAIFASAQVAGEMLSQAMGLGFATILAPGGLTSPVLTTFLSLLMWLAFVGNDGHARLFALIVESYRTLPPGTMADPLEVVRFGGVALSTGLMLALPVAAVLVIVNLWLAVLARSAPQLNLFSIGFATLMAAGLAALPLAFPALLAGMGQGVLGGEDAIAALLGG